The following nucleotide sequence is from Cellvibrio sp. PSBB006.
TCCGTCAATCGCAGCGTGCGTTGCGCCTGGGTAACAATTTCCGCCTGACGCTGTTCCTGCTCTGCGTTAACGGCGGTTCGATCAAGCGCATCGTCCACTTCCTGCAAGGCGGTGTAGATGGCTTTGCGGTATTGTTCGAGCAAGCTGATTCGCTGCGACTCGCTGAGTTTGACCTGATTGCGCAGGCGGCCACCGTCGAACAAGGTCTGCGCAAGGGACACGCTCCAGCCCACCGAATCGCTCGCACTACTCAATGAAAATAAAGCTGCCGTTGCTCTACCGGCCGATGCACTTAATTGCACCGCGGGCAAGAGCGCGGCGCGCGCGGCAGCAACATCCGCATCGGCTGCCTGTAGTTGCGCTTCCGCACTGGCCAGATCCGGGCGGCGAGTAATGATATCCGCCGGTAAACCCGCGTTAATATCCGGTAGCGCGATGTCCATGATCGCCTCGTCGGTTAACACAAAATGTTGCGGTACACGACCGATCAATACCGCCAGGGCAGCACGCGTTTGTCGGCCCTGCAATTCCAACGGCGGCAACGCGGCCGATTGGCTCAACAGGTTGGTACGCTGGCGGGCAAGGTCCGCCGCTGTTGCCGCGCCGTTGCGATAACGCACCTCCACAATGTCGTAAACCCTTTGGGCGATACGAATGTTTTCGCGTGCGGTTTCAATGCGTGCTTGCAACGCCAGCCATTGAAACCACCCGCTGGCCACAGCACCGGTTAAACTCAAATGCGCGGATTCATAATCAAATTCACTGGCTTTAAATGACGCTTCAGCCGCAGCGACACTGGCAGAAACACGGCCCCATAAATCCACTTCATAACTGGCTCCAAGCGACACACGGCTCGATTCACCGGTTTGCCAGTCCGCTTCATTATCGCGACTACGTGTGGAACCGCTGCTGGCATTAACACTCAGCGCAGGAAATAACGACGCCCCCGCAGAATTCATTTGCAATTCCACCTGCCGCACCCGTTCAGCAGCGATGCGCAAATCCGGGCTTTGCTGCAACGCTTCAGCAATCAATTGATTCAATTGTGGTGACTGAAAGCTGGCCCACCATTCGCGATTCATCTCTGTTTGTTGATTGGTAAGGTTAATGGTCTGCCAGTTTTCAGTGAAGGCAATATCCGGCCGATCGTGACGGCTGATGGAATGACACGCCGTCACGCTGACAAGTATCGTCCAGGGTAATAATGCTCGAAAAAATAAAGATTTGTTTTGTTTCGCGGACAT
It contains:
- a CDS encoding efflux transporter outer membrane subunit → MSAKQNKSLFFRALLPWTILVSVTACHSISRHDRPDIAFTENWQTINLTNQQTEMNREWWASFQSPQLNQLIAEALQQSPDLRIAAERVRQVELQMNSAGASLFPALSVNASSGSTRSRDNEADWQTGESSRVSLGASYEVDLWGRVSASVAAAEASFKASEFDYESAHLSLTGAVASGWFQWLALQARIETARENIRIAQRVYDIVEVRYRNGAATAADLARQRTNLLSQSAALPPLELQGRQTRAALAVLIGRVPQHFVLTDEAIMDIALPDINAGLPADIITRRPDLASAEAQLQAADADVAAARAALLPAVQLSASAGRATAALFSLSSASDSVGWSVSLAQTLFDGGRLRNQVKLSESQRISLLEQYRKAIYTALQEVDDALDRTAVNAEQEQRQAEIVTQAQRTLRLTEVRYREGSDDLLALLDAQRSLFQAQDQLAQQRQARLTAAVDLYKALGGGWQQEE